The following are encoded in a window of Arcobacter arenosus genomic DNA:
- a CDS encoding KpsF/GutQ family sugar-phosphate isomerase has product MDFNKIAQEVLDTEANELINASKNISDFDLEKAIELIVNCKGKLIVTGVGKSGLVGAKIAATLASTGTSSFFLHPTEAMHGDLGMIGKDDIVLGISYSGESEELIQLLPHLKRFDIPLIAMAKSKKSTLGKYSDFFFDISVSKEACPLDTAPTSSTTLTMAMGDVLAVCLMKKRNFQKEDFASFHPGGSLGKKLFIKVSDLLRTENLPIVSRETKLKDAIVIMSEGRLGNVLITDEEGKLSSVLSDGDLRRALMNDDFSMDCEIEEIATKNPKIIDDQNILASDALKIVEDFKIQLLIVTDKDKKIVGVLHIHDLIEAGIK; this is encoded by the coding sequence ATGAATTAATAAATGCTTCGAAAAATATTTCTGATTTTGATTTAGAAAAAGCTATTGAGTTAATAGTTAATTGTAAAGGTAAACTTATAGTTACTGGTGTAGGAAAATCAGGACTTGTAGGTGCAAAGATTGCTGCAACATTAGCAAGTACAGGAACTTCATCTTTTTTCCTACATCCTACTGAAGCTATGCATGGTGATTTAGGTATGATTGGTAAAGATGATATTGTTTTAGGTATTTCATATAGTGGGGAAAGTGAAGAATTGATTCAATTGCTTCCCCATTTAAAAAGATTTGATATACCATTAATTGCAATGGCAAAAAGTAAAAAATCTACCTTAGGTAAATACTCAGATTTCTTTTTTGATATCTCAGTTTCAAAAGAGGCTTGTCCTTTAGATACTGCACCAACTTCTTCAACAACATTAACTATGGCAATGGGTGATGTACTTGCAGTTTGTTTAATGAAAAAAAGAAATTTCCAAAAAGAGGATTTTGCATCATTTCACCCTGGTGGAAGTTTAGGTAAAAAGCTATTTATTAAAGTTTCTGACCTTTTAAGAACTGAAAATCTTCCAATTGTTTCACGTGAAACAAAGCTAAAAGATGCAATTGTAATTATGAGTGAAGGTAGACTTGGAAATGTTTTAATTACTGACGAAGAGGGTAAGTTAAGCTCTGTATTAAGTGATGGAGATTTAAGAAGAGCTTTAATGAATGATGACTTTTCAATGGATTGTGAAATTGAAGAGATTGCAACAAAAAATCCTAAAATTATTGATGACCAAAATATCTTGGCAAGTGATGCACTTAAGATTGTTGAAGATTTTAAAATTCAATTATTGATTGTTACTGATAAAGATAAAAAAATAGTTGGTGTTTTACACATTCATGACCTGATTGAAGCAGGTATAAAATAA
- a CDS encoding pseudouridine synthase, whose product MKGKNEEQVEEETRLNKFISHNSNYSRREADKIIEEGKVSINGTPVKNLATKVKPDDIVRIGKKIIKEDKNRMYTVIMYNKPKGELVTKNDPQGRKVIFDSLDKKYKHFMPIGRLDYSSEGLILLTDSVDVANKLMHSKLERIYKIKVNGEIHKKVEEAMLNGLELEDATTGAHEKSKIKSMNFEPFIAYQIISNNKNFSKLKVAIAEGKNRELRRFFGHFGLEVMDLKRFEFGGISLNNLPTGKSRYLTKDEYKDLRLFLNENE is encoded by the coding sequence ATGAAAGGCAAAAATGAAGAGCAAGTTGAAGAAGAAACTAGATTAAATAAATTTATCTCTCATAATAGTAATTATTCAAGAAGAGAAGCGGATAAGATAATAGAAGAGGGCAAAGTTTCAATTAATGGTACTCCTGTAAAAAATCTTGCAACAAAAGTTAAACCTGATGACATTGTAAGGATTGGTAAAAAGATTATCAAAGAAGATAAAAATAGAATGTATACAGTAATAATGTATAATAAGCCAAAAGGGGAACTTGTAACTAAAAATGATCCTCAAGGTAGAAAAGTTATCTTTGATTCTTTAGATAAAAAATATAAACACTTTATGCCAATTGGAAGACTTGATTATTCAAGTGAGGGTTTAATACTTTTAACAGATTCAGTTGATGTTGCTAATAAATTAATGCATTCAAAACTTGAAAGAATCTATAAAATAAAAGTAAATGGTGAAATCCATAAAAAAGTAGAAGAGGCCATGTTAAATGGTCTTGAACTTGAAGATGCAACAACAGGTGCACATGAAAAATCGAAAATAAAATCGATGAATTTTGAGCCATTTATTGCATATCAAATTATCTCAAATAATAAAAATTTCTCTAAACTAAAAGTTGCAATTGCAGAAGGAAAGAATAGGGAACTTAGAAGATTTTTTGGACATTTTGGTTTAGAAGTTATGGATTTAAAAAGATTTGAATTTGGTGGAATTTCACTAAACAATCTTCCTACAGGAAAATCAAGATATCTAACAAAAGATGAATATAAAGATTTAAGATTATTCCTAAACGAAAATGAATGA
- a CDS encoding replication-associated recombination protein A has product MNDLANKLRPQNLNDFVGQTHIIGKDKALYKLIEKKEIPHLFFYGKPGTGKTTLAKIIAKHIGTDYYYFNATTIKIDDLRKIFTRYKDSLIKPIMFIDEVHRLSKNQQEVLLPIMENYEAIIIGASTENPFFTLTSAIRSRSFLYEFKAFTKDDMTKVLDKAIANTQITINKEAREYLILSSSGDARAMLNLLNFAIKIDLDVKYETLKELRVNVIGDGVSSKDTHYDLASAMIKSLRGSDVDAALYYLARLIDGGESVEFITRRLVIFASEDIGNANPNALNLAVSTMLATSKIGYPESRIILGQCVVYLASCPKSNSAYVGINKALNEVKNGKILDIPKHLDSQHVGYLYPHDFGGWVKQEYLTKPLRVYESSNVGYEKTLNEWLLKIKNQD; this is encoded by the coding sequence ATGAATGATTTAGCTAACAAATTACGTCCACAAAATCTAAATGATTTTGTTGGACAAACTCACATTATTGGAAAAGACAAAGCTCTTTACAAACTAATAGAAAAAAAAGAGATACCCCATCTATTTTTTTACGGAAAACCTGGAACGGGGAAAACAACTCTAGCAAAAATTATTGCAAAACATATTGGAACAGATTACTATTACTTTAATGCAACAACGATAAAAATTGATGATTTAAGAAAGATTTTTACAAGATATAAAGACTCACTGATAAAACCAATTATGTTTATTGATGAAGTTCATCGTTTGTCAAAAAACCAACAAGAGGTTTTACTTCCTATAATGGAAAACTATGAAGCTATAATTATAGGTGCAAGTACAGAAAATCCTTTTTTTACTTTAACAAGTGCAATTAGGTCTAGGTCTTTTTTATATGAGTTTAAAGCCTTTACAAAAGATGATATGACTAAGGTTCTTGACAAAGCAATTGCCAATACACAAATAACGATAAATAAAGAGGCTAGAGAGTACTTAATTTTATCAAGTAGTGGTGATGCAAGGGCTATGTTAAATCTTCTTAATTTTGCCATTAAAATTGATTTAGATGTAAAGTATGAAACATTAAAAGAGTTAAGAGTAAATGTAATTGGTGATGGAGTTAGTTCTAAAGATACCCATTATGATTTAGCAAGTGCAATGATTAAATCCCTTAGGGGTTCTGATGTAGATGCAGCATTATATTATTTAGCAAGGTTAATTGATGGTGGAGAGAGTGTTGAATTTATTACAAGAAGATTAGTAATATTTGCAAGTGAAGATATTGGTAATGCTAACCCTAATGCTTTAAATCTTGCAGTAAGTACTATGTTAGCAACATCAAAAATTGGATATCCTGAGAGTAGAATTATATTAGGACAGTGTGTTGTATATTTAGCATCATGTCCCAAATCAAATTCTGCATATGTGGGAATCAATAAAGCGCTTAATGAAGTAAAAAATGGTAAAATTTTGGATATACCAAAACATCTAGATAGTCAGCATGTTGGATATTTGTATCCACACGATTTTGGAGGATGGGTAAAGCAAGAGTATTTGACAAAGCCTTTAAGAGTATATGAATCGTCAAATGTAGGGTACGAAAAAACATTAAATGAATGGCTTTTAAAAATAAAAAATCAAGATTAA
- the hemJ gene encoding protoporphyrinogen oxidase HemJ, which produces MDIFLEYYLWIVVFHVMAMMSWMAMLFYQPRLYVYHTEHKNKKDFVDVVKIQEYKMYKYIGLPAMWATFISGVFMIYLRPDLLQGDGWMEAKIVTVLILMAYSFSLEYHRVQLEKGNFTKSGNYFRAYNEVPTVLSILIVGYVITKTFSILFTIITLIFGAFIIYKVLKQTPKDAE; this is translated from the coding sequence ATGGACATTTTTCTAGAGTACTATCTATGGATAGTTGTTTTTCATGTTATGGCAATGATGTCATGGATGGCTATGTTATTCTATCAACCAAGACTTTATGTTTATCATACAGAACATAAAAATAAAAAAGACTTTGTAGATGTAGTGAAAATTCAAGAATATAAAATGTACAAATATATTGGTTTACCTGCAATGTGGGCAACCTTTATTAGTGGTGTTTTTATGATTTATCTAAGACCAGATTTATTGCAAGGTGACGGTTGGATGGAAGCTAAAATTGTTACTGTGCTAATTTTAATGGCATATTCTTTTTCTTTAGAATATCATAGAGTTCAATTGGAAAAAGGGAATTTTACAAAAAGTGGTAATTACTTTAGAGCATATAATGAAGTTCCTACTGTATTATCTATTTTAATTGTAGGTTATGTAATTACAAAAACTTTTTCTATTTTGTTTACTATTATCACACTAATTTTTGGAGCATTTATAATATACAAAGTATTAAAACAAACACCAAAAGATGCTGAATGA
- a CDS encoding PhoH family protein, with product MNFDKIYVLDTNILLEDATNIFKLSDENKNLIVLPETVLDEIDTKKSGFDEINFQAREFARILENSDIISSNNEDGHKIVRLEIYGNKNATIDVISKEDYEVNTKNVAPNIINDRKILEVAKYCFKHYKNSDITFLSLDIMARTRAVSLDIKTDSLIGSDKEEFNYEFIKSIEIPFEKTEFLEDSLITDFDEDYKPYNFCYCFKVKSSDQVILTYIQNKRIYLLDESEIRNQIIVPLNKEQLFFSNAILSHFHNVLIVEAKAGSGKTLLALSGALKLIRQKFFQRIIYIRNSIESLDKGEDVGYLPGLEEKFKIYNHPLMDSLDYIIRTEYKKKQSNRKNNENIQELDDQEVSQRVEQLIQNYGIETMWVGEMRGRTLSNAFVIIDEAQNMSNKTMQMVLSRIDNSCKVVVLGSNKQIDNFYVNKHTNSLTTLLNSTKNESELVNTFAIKLQKVLRGPITEWAEQIFSSKNK from the coding sequence ATGAATTTCGATAAAATTTATGTACTAGACACTAATATCCTACTTGAAGATGCTACAAATATTTTCAAACTTAGTGATGAAAATAAAAATCTGATTGTATTACCTGAGACTGTATTAGATGAAATTGACACAAAAAAAAGTGGTTTTGATGAGATAAACTTTCAAGCAAGAGAGTTTGCAAGAATACTTGAGAATTCTGATATCATAAGTTCTAACAATGAAGATGGACATAAAATTGTTAGACTTGAAATTTATGGAAATAAAAATGCAACAATAGATGTAATCTCAAAAGAAGATTATGAAGTTAATACAAAAAATGTTGCACCAAATATCATAAATGATAGAAAGATTTTAGAAGTTGCAAAGTATTGTTTTAAACACTATAAAAATTCTGATATTACATTTTTATCACTTGATATAATGGCAAGAACAAGAGCTGTAAGCCTAGATATAAAAACAGATTCTTTAATTGGTTCAGATAAAGAAGAGTTTAATTATGAGTTTATAAAGAGTATTGAAATTCCATTTGAAAAAACAGAATTTTTAGAGGATTCATTAATAACAGATTTTGATGAAGATTATAAACCATATAATTTTTGTTATTGTTTTAAGGTTAAAAGTTCTGATCAAGTAATTTTAACATATATACAAAATAAAAGAATCTATCTTTTAGATGAAAGTGAAATTAGAAATCAAATAATTGTTCCACTTAATAAAGAGCAACTTTTCTTCTCAAATGCCATACTTTCACATTTTCACAATGTTTTAATTGTAGAGGCTAAAGCTGGATCAGGTAAAACTTTATTAGCTTTAAGTGGAGCATTAAAACTTATTAGACAAAAATTTTTCCAAAGAATTATATATATTAGAAATTCAATAGAATCATTGGATAAGGGTGAAGATGTTGGTTATCTTCCAGGTTTAGAAGAAAAATTTAAAATCTATAATCATCCTTTGATGGATAGTTTAGATTATATTATTAGAACTGAATATAAAAAGAAACAATCAAATAGAAAAAACAACGAAAATATTCAAGAATTAGATGATCAAGAAGTTAGTCAAAGAGTGGAACAACTTATTCAAAACTATGGGATAGAAACCATGTGGGTTGGAGAGATGAGAGGACGAACTTTATCAAATGCTTTTGTAATTATTGATGAAGCTCAAAATATGTCAAATAAAACTATGCAAATGGTATTGTCTAGAATTGATAACTCATGTAAAGTTGTTGTATTAGGAAGTAATAAGCAAATTGATAACTTTTATGTAAATAAACATACAAACTCATTAACTACACTTTTAAACTCAACAAAAAATGAAAGTGAATTAGTTAACACTTTTGCAATTAAACTACAAAAGGTTCTTAGAGGTCCAATTACTGAATGGGCAGAACAAATTTTCTCGAGTAAAAACAAATAA
- a CDS encoding D-2-hydroxyacid dehydrogenase gives MKIVFLDRKTIGYDIDISKFETLGDLTIYDITNEDETLDRVKTADIVITNKVVIDKKIMENSNLKLICITATGTDNIDLKFAKEKGIVVKNVAGYSTASVTQVTFAHVFHFVQKLNYYIDYVKKGNWGESDIFTHIDKPFYELENKNWGIIGLGEIGTKVASIAKSFGCNVSYYSTSGKNSNTNFEQKSLEELLSQSDIVTIHAPLNDATFNLINKSNLNLFKDGAILVNVGRGGIINEKDLADRLDSDKSLYCGLDVVSKEPMLKSNPLNNVQNKDRLIVTPHIGWGSTEARNRVMDLVFDNIQEYIV, from the coding sequence ATGAAAATCGTATTTTTAGACAGAAAAACAATTGGTTATGATATTGATATAAGTAAATTTGAAACCCTTGGTGATTTAACTATATATGACATAACAAATGAAGATGAAACTCTTGATAGAGTTAAAACTGCAGATATAGTAATTACAAATAAAGTAGTAATAGATAAAAAAATAATGGAAAACTCTAATTTAAAACTTATATGTATCACAGCTACAGGAACAGATAACATTGACCTTAAATTCGCAAAAGAAAAAGGTATAGTAGTAAAAAATGTTGCTGGTTATTCAACAGCAAGTGTAACACAAGTAACTTTTGCCCATGTATTCCATTTTGTGCAAAAATTAAATTATTATATTGACTATGTTAAAAAAGGTAATTGGGGAGAGTCAGATATCTTCACACATATTGACAAACCTTTTTATGAATTAGAAAACAAAAACTGGGGAATTATTGGTTTAGGTGAAATTGGAACAAAAGTTGCATCTATAGCAAAAAGCTTTGGTTGTAATGTGAGCTATTACTCTACTTCTGGTAAGAATTCAAATACAAATTTTGAGCAAAAAAGTTTAGAAGAATTATTATCACAATCTGATATTGTAACAATACATGCTCCATTAAATGATGCAACTTTTAATTTGATTAATAAATCAAATCTAAATTTGTTTAAAGATGGAGCAATATTAGTAAATGTTGGACGAGGTGGAATAATAAATGAAAAAGATTTAGCGGATAGACTAGATAGTGATAAATCACTATATTGTGGGCTTGATGTAGTAAGTAAAGAGCCAATGTTAAAATCTAATCCACTAAATAATGTACAAAATAAAGATAGACTTATAGTTACACCACATATTGGATGGGGTTCAACTGAAGCAAGAAATAGGGTAATGGATTTAGTATTTGACAACATACAAGAATACATAGTATAA
- a CDS encoding FAD-dependent oxidoreductase, producing the protein MIDVLIIGSGGAGLTAALNAKKNGSEVLVVSKTYPTHSQTCQAQGGINAVLNETNDDNNQNYINDTYKASHNLGNQKNIKYLCENSKNTLMWLDSIGVPFSRNKNYGIAQRKFGGTKAKRTCYSSDYTGLKILHTLYDQCIKEEIEFLNEHYLLDLIVEENCVKGTIVLNMQTSELIQIAAKTVILATGGYAGLYHQFTTNSFVSTGDGIAAAFRAGAKLSNMEFIQFHPTTLENKNILISESARGEGGYLVDKDGNRFIDELKPRDEVARAIFKKNHDGEKVYLDLRHLGIEKIQEAMPQERRLVIDFLNLKMEEDLIPINPSAHYTMGGIETDIDAKTSIKNLYACGECSQSGIHGANRLGGNSLLEIITFGQVAGKNASDSAKEIDDLSISDIQYKKNEKQIEEIFEKETNLDYLKIKKEIGKLFFVNVGLFREEKKLIKALDYINKKKEEISKIGIKNKDKIYNKNLIELLELKNLITLCEPILLCAIERKESRGAHYRVDFKDKSLEYEKNSVCLLKDGKIKNYFEDVL; encoded by the coding sequence ATGATTGATGTATTGATAATTGGTTCAGGGGGAGCAGGTTTAACTGCCGCACTAAACGCAAAAAAAAATGGCAGTGAAGTACTTGTAGTATCTAAAACATATCCTACCCATTCTCAAACTTGTCAAGCTCAGGGTGGAATAAATGCTGTTTTAAATGAAACCAATGATGATAACAATCAAAATTATATAAATGATACCTATAAAGCGTCCCATAATTTAGGAAATCAAAAAAATATTAAATATTTATGTGAAAATTCAAAAAATACATTAATGTGGTTAGATTCAATAGGAGTTCCTTTTAGTAGAAATAAAAATTATGGTATTGCCCAAAGAAAATTTGGAGGTACAAAAGCTAAAAGAACCTGCTACAGCTCAGATTATACAGGTTTAAAAATACTTCATACACTTTATGACCAATGTATTAAAGAAGAGATAGAGTTTTTAAATGAACACTATTTATTAGATTTAATAGTAGAAGAAAATTGTGTAAAGGGTACAATTGTACTAAATATGCAAACTTCTGAACTTATTCAAATAGCTGCTAAAACTGTAATACTAGCAACAGGTGGATATGCTGGTCTTTATCATCAATTTACAACTAACTCTTTTGTATCAACTGGTGATGGAATAGCAGCAGCATTTAGAGCAGGAGCAAAATTATCGAATATGGAGTTTATTCAATTTCACCCAACTACATTAGAAAATAAAAACATTTTAATAAGTGAAAGTGCAAGGGGTGAGGGTGGTTATTTAGTTGATAAAGATGGAAATAGATTTATTGATGAATTAAAACCAAGGGATGAAGTAGCAAGGGCAATCTTTAAAAAGAATCATGATGGGGAAAAAGTCTATTTAGACCTAAGGCATCTTGGTATTGAGAAAATACAAGAGGCTATGCCCCAAGAAAGAAGACTCGTAATCGACTTTTTAAATCTAAAAATGGAAGAGGATTTAATACCAATTAATCCATCAGCACATTATACTATGGGTGGTATTGAGACAGATATTGATGCAAAAACAAGTATAAAAAACTTATATGCTTGTGGTGAGTGTTCACAAAGTGGAATTCATGGGGCAAATAGACTCGGAGGAAACTCTTTATTAGAAATTATTACCTTTGGACAAGTTGCAGGTAAAAATGCAAGTGATAGTGCAAAAGAAATTGATGATTTAAGTATATCTGACATCCAATATAAAAAAAATGAAAAACAAATAGAAGAGATATTTGAAAAAGAAACTAATTTAGACTATTTAAAAATAAAAAAAGAGATAGGGAAACTTTTTTTTGTAAATGTAGGATTATTTAGGGAAGAAAAGAAATTAATAAAGGCATTAGATTATATAAATAAAAAGAAAGAAGAGATTTCAAAAATTGGTATTAAAAACAAAGATAAAATATATAATAAAAATCTCATTGAACTATTAGAACTAAAAAATCTAATTACCCTATGTGAACCTATTCTTTTATGTGCAATTGAACGAAAAGAGAGTCGTGGAGCCCATTATAGAGTAGATTTTAAAGATAAATCTTTAGAGTATGAAAAAAACAGTGTTTGTTTATTAAAAGATGGCAAAATAAAAAACTACTTTGAGGATGTTCTATGA
- a CDS encoding succinate dehydrogenase/fumarate reductase iron-sulfur subunit, with protein MNIKIKRFNSEQDIDEIVDYDIKDNKTILESLIEVKIKYDESLAFRCGCRTGICGSCSLRVNGVEKLACKSKLNENDLIEPIKNTKVIKDLIVDLEHESKLLKKSNTFLNKLEETTISKEDEKLIDTQSNCILCQSCFSSCPIYEVNDKFLGPYALTRALRYVDDKKESHKVQTLEKIQDNGVWDCTLCGNCTMVCPQFIDPKTDIMNLRMKSVQNGFEDRSMQYMTGAGFAGGFDTGFDPTGGFNPNGF; from the coding sequence ATGAATATCAAAATAAAAAGATTTAACAGTGAACAAGATATTGATGAGATAGTAGATTATGATATAAAAGATAATAAAACTATTTTAGAATCACTTATTGAAGTGAAAATAAAATATGATGAATCTTTAGCTTTTAGATGTGGATGTAGAACAGGTATTTGCGGAAGTTGTTCCCTTAGAGTAAATGGAGTAGAAAAATTAGCTTGTAAAAGTAAATTAAATGAAAATGATTTAATAGAACCCATTAAAAATACAAAAGTTATAAAAGATTTAATTGTTGATTTAGAACACGAATCAAAACTTTTAAAAAAATCAAACACTTTTTTAAATAAACTAGAAGAAACTACAATTAGTAAAGAAGATGAAAAATTAATAGACACACAAAGTAATTGTATCCTTTGTCAAAGTTGTTTCAGCTCTTGCCCTATATATGAAGTAAATGATAAATTTTTAGGCCCATATGCCCTAACAAGAGCTTTAAGATATGTTGATGATAAAAAAGAGTCACACAAGGTACAAACCTTAGAAAAAATACAAGATAATGGAGTATGGGACTGTACCTTATGTGGAAACTGTACAATGGTATGCCCACAATTTATAGACCCTAAAACAGATATAATGAATTTAAGAATGAAATCTGTTCAAAATGGCTTTGAGGATAGGTCAATGCAATATATGACTGGAGCAGGTTTTGCAGGTGGATTTGACACAGGTTTTGATCCAACAGGTGGTTTTAATCCAAATGGTTTTTAA
- a CDS encoding carbon-nitrogen hydrolase family protein: protein MEDIEQIDKIELVYLKKEDHLEIVRLMENEYRHLDDSTWTQEEFYSLIEKFPEGQVGIKINDELAGFALSIIVDYNKFDDTHSYKEITGNYSFNTHDINGNMLYGVDIFINKKFRGLRLGRRLYEFRKELCEEKNLKGIIFGGRIPNYAKYANEISPKEYIQKVKSREIYDPVLNFQLSNDFYVKRVIKNYLEGDIESKEYACLLRWDNIYYTKATTKPMQEKLVIRLGLIQWQVRPYKNIDEVLEQAEYFVKSVSSYRSDFALFPEFFNAPLMAKYNHLSEADAIRKLAEYTPQFKDAFSALAISYNINIITGSMPELVDGILQNVGFLCKRDGTIERYAKIHVTPDEEKVWGLQGSNEIKTFDTDCGKIGILICYDSEFPELSRLLANDGMNILFVPFLTDTQNGYSRVRVCAQARAVENECYVAIAGCVGNLPKVTNMDIQYAQSAVFTPCDFAFPSNGIKAESTPNTEMILIADVDLELLKELHNIGSVNNLKDRRTDIYDVIRKN from the coding sequence ATGGAAGATATTGAACAAATTGACAAAATAGAATTGGTTTATCTAAAAAAAGAGGACCATTTAGAGATTGTACGATTGATGGAAAATGAATATAGACATCTTGATGATTCGACATGGACTCAAGAGGAGTTTTATTCATTAATTGAAAAGTTTCCCGAGGGACAAGTTGGAATCAAAATAAATGATGAATTAGCAGGATTCGCTTTATCCATTATTGTTGATTATAATAAATTTGATGATACCCATAGTTATAAAGAGATTACGGGCAATTATAGTTTTAATACCCACGATATAAATGGAAATATGCTCTATGGAGTAGATATTTTTATTAATAAAAAATTTAGGGGTTTAAGGCTTGGACGAAGGCTTTATGAGTTTAGAAAAGAGCTATGTGAAGAAAAAAATCTAAAGGGTATTATTTTTGGTGGAAGAATACCAAATTATGCAAAATATGCAAATGAGATAAGTCCTAAAGAGTATATTCAAAAGGTAAAATCACGGGAAATCTATGACCCAGTTTTAAATTTTCAATTATCAAATGATTTTTATGTAAAAAGGGTTATAAAAAACTATCTTGAAGGGGATATTGAGAGTAAAGAGTATGCTTGTCTTCTAAGATGGGATAATATTTATTATACTAAAGCAACAACAAAACCTATGCAAGAAAAGCTAGTAATTAGGTTAGGACTTATTCAATGGCAAGTAAGACCTTATAAAAATATTGATGAGGTTTTAGAACAAGCAGAGTATTTTGTAAAATCTGTATCAAGCTATAGAAGTGACTTTGCACTATTCCCAGAGTTTTTCAACGCACCTTTAATGGCTAAATACAATCACCTTAGTGAAGCAGATGCTATTAGAAAACTTGCAGAATATACTCCACAATTTAAAGATGCATTCTCTGCCCTTGCAATATCTTATAATATAAATATTATCACTGGAAGTATGCCAGAGTTAGTTGATGGTATTCTTCAAAATGTTGGATTTTTATGCAAAAGAGATGGGACGATTGAAAGATATGCAAAAATCCACGTTACACCTGATGAAGAAAAAGTTTGGGGTTTACAAGGTTCAAATGAGATTAAAACTTTTGATACTGATTGTGGAAAAATTGGAATTTTGATTTGTTATGATTCTGAATTTCCTGAATTAAGTAGATTACTTGCCAATGATGGAATGAATATACTTTTTGTTCCTTTTTTAACGGACACCCAAAATGGTTACTCAAGAGTTAGAGTTTGTGCACAAGCAAGAGCCGTTGAAAACGAATGTTATGTTGCAATAGCAGGTTGTGTTGGTAACCTTCCAAAAGTTACTAATATGGATATACAGTATGCACAATCTGCAGTATTTACCCCTTGTGATTTTGCTTTTCCATCAAATGGTATAAAAGCTGAATCTACACCTAATACCGAGATGATTTTAATTGCTGACGTTGATTTAGAGCTTTTAAAAGAGTTGCATAATATTGGAAGTGTAAATAATCTAAAGGACAGAAGAACAGATATTTATGATGTGATTAGAAAAAACTAA
- a CDS encoding TRAP transporter substrate-binding protein: MRNLVKILVIVSLVVSFSSAKKVYKLKMATTWGPTLSPLFDAAVNMAKMAEEMSNGELKIRIDAANKHKAPFGVLDMVKGGQYDLGHSASYYWKGKDIATLPFTSMPFGLTAPEQYAWFYYGGGLELMQKVYARHNLYSYPGGSTGVQMGGWFRKEINSVDDLNGIKMRIPGFAGEIMAKLGVQVTNIAPGELYTALERNNIDALEWVGPSMDINMGFHKVAPYYYTGWHEPASEMHFMVNKKVFDKLPKHLQAILENSMKLAAYNMYAQNYDMNATAWKKMKEEYPSIQVKTFPKEVMDAMKKANKELREELSAKSPELKEVLDSQDEYIKKVREWTKMSDYLYIKDNI, encoded by the coding sequence ATGAGAAATTTAGTGAAAATACTAGTTATAGTATCTTTAGTTGTAAGTTTTTCTTCTGCAAAAAAAGTTTACAAACTAAAAATGGCTACTACATGGGGACCAACCCTATCTCCATTGTTTGATGCAGCAGTTAATATGGCTAAAATGGCTGAAGAGATGTCAAATGGTGAATTGAAAATTAGGATTGATGCTGCTAATAAGCATAAAGCACCATTTGGAGTTTTAGATATGGTAAAGGGTGGTCAATACGATTTAGGACACTCTGCTTCATATTATTGGAAAGGTAAAGATATTGCAACACTGCCATTTACATCTATGCCTTTTGGTTTAACTGCACCTGAGCAATATGCATGGTTTTATTATGGTGGCGGTTTAGAATTGATGCAAAAAGTATATGCAAGACACAACCTTTATTCTTATCCAGGGGGAAGTACTGGAGTTCAAATGGGTGGATGGTTTAGAAAAGAGATTAATAGCGTAGATGATTTAAATGGTATTAAAATGAGAATCCCAGGATTTGCAGGTGAAATTATGGCAAAACTTGGTGTACAAGTAACAAATATTGCTCCAGGTGAACTTTATACAGCATTAGAGCGAAATAATATTGATGCTTTAGAGTGGGTTGGACCATCAATGGATATAAATATGGGATTTCATAAAGTAGCTCCATATTATTATACTGGATGGCATGAGCCAGCATCAGAAATGCATTTTATGGTTAATAAAAAAGTTTTTGATAAATTACCTAAACACCTTCAAGCAATTTTAGAGAATTCTATGAAATTAGCAGCTTATAATATGTATGCACAAAACTATGATATGAATGCTACTGCTTGGAAAAAGATGAAAGAAGAGTATCCTTCAATTCAAGTAAAAACTTTCCCTAAAGAGGTTATGGATGCTATGAAAAAAGCGAATAAAGAATTAAGGGAAGAGTTATCAGCTAAATCTCCTGAATTAAAAGAGGTTTTAGATTCTCAAGATGAATATATTAAAAAAGTAAGAGAATGGACAAAAATGTCTGACTATTTATATATTAAAGATAATATATAA